Proteins from a genomic interval of Brienomyrus brachyistius isolate T26 unplaced genomic scaffold, BBRACH_0.4 scaffold34, whole genome shotgun sequence:
- the LOC125721553 gene encoding G-protein coupled receptor family C group 5 member B-like → MAPSINLFTFLVLSLVGGSSSWDEASPCGSGSILTRPYTALCELDAVWGLVVVVAAAAAALASLILLLVVLCRLRKITEAEERSGVAPLLLLLAAIFGLCGLSLGYIAEHQESLCFARRVLRGVLLAVCNTCLVFQGLRLRRLGQGAHSPSTGQLMGLAVALAVLDPEWILLATMSTCQPACEYQPLDFALATTYVLVLLLAALVGAACSLWRQQPRWRCRTTWLLITCLASVLLWVAWITFCLYGNAALGLSPTWDNRVQAVVLLAQAWLLILLHAAPELHATLRPPSRMREASLEEGLSHV, encoded by the coding sequence atggctccctctatcaatctcttcaccttcctcgtcctgtccctggtggggggcagctcttcatgggacgaagcttcgccttgcggatccggctccatcctgacaaggccctacacggccttgtgtgagctggatgcggtgtggggcttggtggtggtggtggcggcagcggcggcggccctcgcctcgctgatcctgctcctggtggtactgtgtcgcctgcggaagatcacagaggctgaggagcgcagcggggtggcgccgctactcctgctgctcgctgccatatttgggctctgtggcctcagcctgggatacatcgctgagcaccaagagagcctctgcttcgcccggcgtgtcctgaggggggtgttgcttgcTGTCTGCAACACCTGCCTAGTGTTCCAGGGTCTGCGACTGCGCCGGTTGGGACAAGGTGCTCATAGCCCCAGCACAGGTCAACTGATGGGGCTGGCGGTGGCCTTGGCCGTGTTGGATCCGGAGTGGATCCTTCTAGCCACGATGTCCACGTGCCAGCCAGCCTGTGAATACCAGCCGCTGGACTTTGCGCTGGCCACCACGTAtgtgctggtcctgctcctggcagcactggtgggggcggcctgcagtctgtggaggcagcagccacggtggaggtgcaggaccaCGTGGCTGCTCATAACCTGCCTGGcctcagtcctgctgtgggtggcctggatcaccttctgcctgtatggcaacgcggcgcttggcctgtccccaacatgggacaaccgggtacaggcagtggtgctgctggcacaggcatggctgctcatactgctgcacgctgctcctgagctccacgccaccttacggcccccgtcccgcatgagagaggccagtttagaggagggcctttctcacgtgtag
- the LOC125721577 gene encoding uncharacterized protein LOC125721577 — protein sequence MGNADQVLRDQFVTGLQDADLRQNLNRLIRRRELKTFDQVRTEVLWAEEDRQAMVWQPPACAQVSANRALDGREDDWKAKLQEELLQEVRGQFEELQNKVMSELRDLRAGADSRMQGIEPMPQGIFKLDRPDTRAQVSGVELQGLSQSSEVLVGTCPLVTVGFNGMEVECLLDTGSEVSLLPENVFDKLPGRDERVVGEATWLTLRAANGLEIPYVGYALVDVKVGGLLLPKKGVVVVKDLKSCQQPILGMNIIGACWKELLAKSLSQSDFLSGQVDFQSHHGWAKALAHCKRVVAEAEDIQPGHVWIGQRKGVIVPGQSEMVLAARVFGPRVQTGVYGLVEPLEGGGSVDVARSVVKIEGGRVLLQVRNLHPAPVQLHRHQKLARVTQLRPADIVDPVVTLREVEGGVIEVGVRAANVEPAGMMPLLQELIDRCEGLMEEEREQVQGLVTTWAGVFSSGDHDLGSTDAVRHTIPTGNGAPVRERYRPVPPTLYQEMNQLLQGMLSTGVIRESSSPWAAPVVLVRKKDGALRFCVDYRKLNAITHKDAYPLPRIEEALTNLKQAKYFSTLDLASGYWQVAMDQGDREKTAFATPMGLFEFEKMAFGLCNAPATFQRLMQRCLGDLGTDKVLVYLDDVIIFSVTFKEHLGLLEKVLSRLGGYGLKLKPQKCKLFQHQVQLLGHVVDEAGVHPDPEKIRAVTEWQPPKTVREVRSFLGFAGYYRRFIKGFAKIARPLHALLVGMAKKGQAPVVWTEECSQAFVSLKERLTQAPVLAFADFSLPFRLYTDASLEGLGAVLAQVQDGQEHVIAYASRSLHPAEKKDSNYSSFKLELLALKWAVTEKFKDYLWGAQFTVYTDNNPLAHLRTARLGATEQRWMAQLENYTFDLKYRPGKENVNADVLSRRPDAVEDDGATPLPRVQVQQRSIQVEEEPSWGWDPARWKKLQSQDVALRQLAEYVSRGHLPDGTERKRAGEVVRKLLRHWPRLSLREGVLMRRIQDSATLEVHGQILVPLSGRKAVWEEVHVQVGHLGGEKTLSVLRRRFFWLNMETDNRDWIAACERCVVGKSRTEGKAPLVPIVTSAPLEVVGFTPHYVMFGTQARLPLDLVLGTWTGQEQVSVEGWVQQHHQRLVRAYQKVIEHSARASDHQAGADGTGLVGIIFCTDIAWPR from the exons ATGGGGAATGCAGATCAAGTGCTGAGGGACCAGTTTGTGACAGGGTTGCAGGatgcagatttaaggcagaattTGAACCGCTTGATCCGCCGGAGGGAACTTAAGACGTTTGATCAGGTGCGAACCGAGGTTCTCTGGGCAGAGGAGGATCGTCAGGCCATGGTTTGGCAGCCACCGGCTTGTGCACAGGTTTCAGCTAACAGGGCTCTGGATGGGAGAGAAGATGATTGGAAGGCAAAGTTGCAGGAGGAGCTGCTACAGGAAGTTCGTGGGCAGTTTGAAGAACTGCAGAACAAAGTGATGTCGGAGCTGCGGGACCTAAGGGCTGGAGCGGACTCTAGGATGCAGGGGATTGAGCCAATGCCCCAAGGGAT CTTTAAACTAGATCGTCCAGACACCAGGGCCCAGGTGTCTGGAGTGGAGTTGCAGGGCctcagtcagtcttcagaggttTTAGTTGGGACTTGCCCTTTGGTGACGGTTGGTTTTAATGGGATGGAGGTAGAATGTTTATTGGATACAGGGTCAGAGGTGAGTTTATTGCCTGAGAATGTCTTTGACAAACTTCCAGGGAGAGATGAGAGGGTTGTGGGGGAGGCTACATGGTTGACTTTACGGGCCGCGAATGGGCTAGAGATCCCTTATGTGGGCTATGCCCTTGTAGATGTGAAGGTGGGTGGATTATTGCTGCCCAAGAAGGGAGTGGTAGTAGTAAAGGATTTAAAATCATGCCAGCAGCCCATTTTGGGGATGAACATCATTGGGGCATGCTGGAAGGAACTGTTGGCGAAATCCCTCTCTCAGTCTGATTTCCTTTCAGGACAAGTGGACTTCCAAAGTCACCACGGGTGGGCCAAGGCTTTGGCACATTGTAAGAGGGTGGTAGCGGAGGCGGAGGACATCCAGCCAGGGCATGTATGGATAGGACAGCGCAAGGGTGTGATCGTGCCCGGCCAGAGCGAGATGGTTCTAGCAGCCCGAGTGTTTGGACCTAGGGTGCAAACTGGGGTGTATGGGCTGGTGGAGCCATTGGAGGGAGGGGGATCAGTGGATGTTGCCCGGAGTGTAGTTAAGATCGAAGGCGGTAGGGTCCTCCTCCAGGTAAGGAACCTGCACCCGGCTCCAGTACAGCTCCACAGGCATCAGAAGTTGGCGCGAGTGACCCAGCTGAGGCCTGCAGATATTGTTGACCCGGTGGTCACCCTGCGAGAGGTAGAGGGAGGTGTGATTGAGGTAGGTGTAAGGGCAGCGAATGTGGAGCCGGCGGGGATGATGCCTTTGTTGCAGGAATTGATTGATCGGTGTGAGGGATTGATGGAGGAAGAACGGGAACAAGTACAAGGGCTGGTGACTACGTGGGCAGGTGTGTTCTCCTCAGGAGACCACGACCTGGGTAGTACAGATGCGGTACGGCACACGATTCCCACAGGTAATGGCGCCCCTGTTCGGGAAAGATATCGTCCAGTTCCACCTACCCTGTATCAGGAAATGAACCAGCTGTTGCAGGGCATGTTATCCACAGGTGTGATTCGAGAGAGCAGCAGCCCGTGGGCAGCACCCGTAGTCCTGGTCCGTAAGAAGGATGGTGCACTGCGCTTCTGTGTCGATTATAGGAAGCTAAATGCAATCACTCACAAGGATGCTTATCCCCTGCCCCGAATCGAGGAGGCCCTCACCAACCTTAAGCAGGCAAAGTACTTCTCAACCTTGGATTTGGCCAGCGGCTATTGGCAAGTAGCAATGGACCAAGGGGACCGGGAGAAGACTGCGTTTGCCACCCCTATGGGTCTGTTCGAATTTGAGAAGATGGCCTTTGGCTTGTGCAATGCCCCGGCAACCTTTCAGCGACTCATGCAGCGATGTTTGGGGGACCTGGGGACTGATAAAGTGTTGGTATACCTTGATGATGTGATAATATTTTCTGTCACATTCAAGGAACACCTGGGACTTTTAGAGAAGGTGTTGAGCCGGCTTGGTGGCTATGGGCTAAAGTTGAAGCCGCAGAAGTGTAAGCTGTTTCAGCACCAGGTCCAGCTCCTAGGCCATGTGGTGGACGAGGCTGGGGTCCATCCGGATCCAGAGAAGATCAGGGCCGTGACAGAGTGGCAACCCCCAAAGACAGTGCGGGAGGTGAGGTCTTTCCTGGGCTTTGCGGGGTACTATCGAAGGTTTATCAAGGGATTTGCAAAGATTGCTCGACCCCTGCACGCATTGTTAGTTGGAATGGCAAAAAAGGGGCAGGCACCCGTTGTGTGGACTGAGGAGTGCAGTCAGGCCTTTGTTAGTTTGAAGGAGAGGTTGACCCAAGCGCCTGTGCTGGCCTTCGCAGATTTTTCATTACCTTTCCGGCTGTACACCGATGCGAGCCTTGAAGGCCTAGGGGCGGTATTGGCCCAAGTCCAGGATGGACAAGAGCACGTTATAGCGTATGCTAGCCGTAGTTTGCACCCGGCCGAGAAGAAGGACTCAAATTATAGTTCGTTTAAACTGGAGCTCCTGGCCCTGAAATGGGCTGTGACGGAGAAGTTTAAGGACTATCTATGGGGGGCTCAGTTTACtgtgtacactgacaataatccTTTGGCACACCTGAGAACGGCTCGATTAGGGGCGACGGAACAACGTTGGATGGCCCAGTTGGAGAATTACACCTTTGACCTCAAGTATCGGCCGGGGAAGGAGAATGTTAATGCAGATGTGTTGTCCCGGAGGCCGGATGCAGTGGAAGATGATGGAGCGACTCCATTGCCAAGAGTCCAAGTCCAGCAGAGAAGtatacaggtggaggaggagccaAGCTGGGGGTGGGACCCCGCACGATGGAAAAAGCTTCAAAGTCAAGACGTGGCTCTGAGGCAGTTGGCAGAGTATGTGTCCAGAGGACATCTTCCTGATGGGACTGAGAGGAAGCGGGCAGGTGAGGTGGTGCGTAAACTATTGAGACACTGGCCCCGCTTGTCATTGAGGGAAGGGGTATTGATGAGGAGAATCCAGGACTCCGCCACTCTGGAGGTTCAtgggcagatactggttcccctctcTGGGAGGAAGGCAGTATGGGAGGAGGTCCATGTCCAGGTAGGCCATTTGGGAGGAGAGAAGACCCTTTCAGTCCTCCGTAGGCGATTCTTTTGGCTGAACATGGAAACGGACAATAGAGATTGGATTGCTGCGTGTGAGAGGTGTGTCGTCGGCAAGTCCCGGACTGAAGGCAAGGCCCCCCTGGTCCCCATTGTGACCTCTGCTCCCTTGGAGGTGGTGG GTTTCACTCCTCATTATGTCATGTTTGGCACCCAGGCGCGGCTCCCGTTGGATTTAGTGTTAGGAACGTGGACCGGGCAGGAGCAGGTGTCTGTAGAGGGGTGGGTACAGCAGCATCACCAGCGGTTGGTCAGGGCCTATCAGAAAGTGATTGAGCATTCTGCCAGGGCCAGTGATCACCAG GCTGGGGCAGACGGAACCGGGCTTGTGGGGATCATCTTTTGCACGGACATTGCCTGGCCCCGCTGA